The genomic segment CAAAAAGGGAAATCCCAGTCCGGAAAGGGGACATTCCAGGTGACGTCATGATCAGCCTTGCCTCCCATAATAAGATCCGTGATATCATCTGTACCATTGTTAATGAGCGTCATTTCTTCAATAACAAAGTCGTTGAAGTCATAAGTAGATGTTGGGGCGCCAATCTTGTAGTAAGTGTTTGTGGTCCCCTGAAAACTCCAGGAGAGCCGGCGGGCTTTCACCGTCATATTTAGCGTTGGAATCGACCAATCTGAGTGACTGATCCACGGCTCTTTGTTATATTCATCCCATTCCGCCCATCCCTGGCTTGTTGTACCAGGCTCGGTACCACGTGTTAAAACGTATTCTCCTGTGGTTCCTTCAAAGTAATCTCCACCAATCTTCCCCACGATCCAGTAACCGGCACGGCAGTTGTAGTTCAGAAACCCTTTGCCGCCTTCCACGGTAAAGCAGCCAGGATACACCCAGCCGGGAATAACAGCACCACAGGTTTGATCACCTACATTTCCATAGGAATCCCAACCCATCCACATGGCATTGTTGGTGTGATAAACATACGTCTGATCAACTGCAGGACCGTAGGTGCGAATGAGGCCCCGTTTCTGTAGATCATACTTGTCCGATGCGTCCACGAAAGACACAAGGTTAAGAACCAGAGAAGCCCCAATTGTGAGACTCCAAAATTCATGATTCAATTTATTCATTTGAGTCAACTCCTTTGTAATCTTGTTGCTCTTCATTCTTCTGATAAACTAGAAACTAAGGCTAGCGCCAAAGTTGATTGTCAAGGGTTTTCCGTAGGCCAAAAGATTATTCCTCGGTCCAGAGGCCACTTGATAGAAGTTGGATGTTTCATCGAAGAATGACATGGGATCAGCTACCCAGACCACATTCTTGCGGTTGATGACATTTTCCACCAACAGATAGACTGTGGGGGAAGCGAACCCGAGACCAAGCCTTGCATCCACCTTAAGATTGATATCCATTGTAGAAGGTGCCCTTTCCTTCAATGCCGCCCCGGCTCCACCGGCGCGGGCAGTCATGGGAAGACCGCTCATTGCTACAAAGGTTAAGCTGCCGCCTACGCGCTCCATCATACCACCCATGGACATATGATAGTCAACATAGCCGTTGAGGACGTGTGGCCTGTGCCAGTCCAAGGTCGTCATTGTCATAACCCCGGAACGCTCCTGAAGGAACTGATCAACTGCGCCTGCACCCTGCTGGAGCTTATCGGACGCGGTCCCTTCTGCAACTGAGAAAGTGTAGGAGGCACGCCCTGTGAGCCCTGAAGCCGCCGTTTTAGCAAAACCTAACTCAAGTCCCCGAATTCGGCCGAAGTGATCGCTGGATTTGAAATTAAAGCTGGTAGCCTGATAAAAATCATCCGCGGTCCATTCACCAGGATTGTCATAACCAGAACCATCATCCACCGCCGGCTGGAGCGAGGCACCATTAACAGCCACTAAGTGAGCAATATCCTTGTTGTAACCCATCACATCTATCTTCATTCCGCCCGGGAGACTGTACTGTACACCCATCTCATAAGTGGTTGTCTCCTGAGGATCAAGGTTCGGGTTGCCAAGAAAAACGAAGTTGCCTGACTCAGTACCACCATCCATCTGTGCCATATAGTTATCCAGCAGATCGTAGAAAGTTGGCCTTTGGAAAAATGAGCCATAGGAATAGCGGAAAGCCATATTATTACTCACAGGAAAAGAAAGCCCAATGCGAGGACTTAGTTTTGATTTGGTTTCCGTTGCACGACGCTGGGAAAAATCGAAGGGGTTGATTGTCTGACTCTCCCACATTCTGTCCCCATCCTCACTCACATCCCAGAGGCCTTTGTCAGCGCCCGCATTAAACGCATCGAAACGTAAACCGACATTGACAATCATGTCACTGAATTCCATCTGGTCCTGCACGTAGACTGCCATTTCCATGGGACTCACGTCCTTGATGTTGTTTACCTGAATACGTGGCTTAGCATCAGAGTAGCCTACCGTCCGGCCGAACCAGACATCATGGCCGATCCTGTCGATTTGGAACATCCGGTACTCAAAGCCACCTTTCAGCAAATGACGGTTATTCAGTTGACTGGTTCCTCCCAATGAAAACGTCGTGTGTGAATCTTCAGATTTAAAGTAGTGACCATAAACGTTCATTGTCCCAAACCAGGCGTTGTTATTCGTCCTGTCTTCGAGAACTTTTGTGTGATCCGGGCCATCGGCACCGCTGTACTGAGTAGACGCAGTTACATTCTTAACATTTACAAAATCAACGAATTCACCGCCCGACGTTTTAGCGCCATCCTCCGTGATCTTGCTGAGGTTGTCTAACCGGAGCGTAATATTGGTATTAGCGGAGAGAACATAGTTGGCAGTGACACCAAACTGAACAGTCTGTGACTCCGTACGAGGGAACTGTCCCAAGGCATATTTCCAATCTGTTACAAGCAATTCACCCGCAGTTTCTCCGACTCTATTTCCATCAAACCTGGGATCATACATACTTTTTGAATCGTGAAAGAGGAATTCCGCGCCCAGCTTCAGATTCCCGCCTAACTGATAAGTGAGTTTCGCCTGGTAACTGCTGAACTCATCAGAGATTCCTGGCAGACGGCCGGGATCATTATACGACCTCATAGAGGCAACGAGCCCGAATGCACCGGAGCCGACACTCACATCGGCATCCAAGATGTTCATCGCATCACCGAAAGTTTCATCCATCGTATGCTCACTGGCAGTAGCAGATCTATAGCTTTCGCCTTCAGCTACCTCCAGAGACTCGCTGTAGAAATCAGCATCTTTGAAGTCACCATCCGCACCACCTTCACTCCTGACATAGTCCTGGGTTCCTGAGGTCCGGAAGCTGACATTGGCATGTACACCATCCGGCGCTTCCCTCAACACCGTGTTAAAAATACCTGACATGGCCTGGCCGTATTCGGCATTAAAGGCCCCCGTGATCACCTGAAGCTCTTCGATCATGGAAGGGTTGATAGGAATGGCATTGTTGCCCATAATAGGATTGAGTACAGAGGCCCCGTCCACGAGATACATCTCCTCACCAGAACGGCCGCCCCGGAGATGGAGCATTCCATCGTGTTCTATGACGCCCGGGAGCGTTTTTACAACATCTTTCACCGTTGCAACGGGGAGCTGTGTGGTGAGCGCACCGGAGACGTACTGTTTAGTAGAGGTTAGTGTTTTCTCAATAAGTGGACGTTCAGAAACAACCGTCACTGACTCGCCAGCAATGGCCTGGCTTTCAAGTGAAGCTTCCAGAGGTGTTGTCACATCCATACTGACACTCACATCCGTAGCATTATATTCGGCGTAGCCAATCATGGAAAAGGTTACACTGTACACCCCCGGCGGCAGGTTGATGATGAAATATTCACCATTCTCATCCGTGGCGGCACCGAAAGAGGTGCCATCCACTATGACGTTCGTACCGATAAGAGGATTTCCAGTACCTGCTTCTGTGACTCGACCAGATATTTTACCTGTCTGTCCAGCAAAAGCGAGGGAAAAAACACAAAGAACAGCAAGAATAGGCTTCAGGGCTCTCATGCTATTCCTCCTTATTATTTTTCATTGTTCGAATAAAAAAACCGGGGATTTGAGAAAAGTCAAGACTAAATCCACCACTTCCCTTTTAATCCCCACATAAGAAATTCAAACTATTTTGGGCATAATATTGAGTAAAACCTAAGGAAAAATTGAGCTGGGTCACATTTTGTGAGTTATTACTCGACGGTGATCCCTCGGTGAGAAAGTTCCTCCATAAATTTATCGTACGGCACGTCGTAAAGAGGCGAAAGAACACCTCTTGAAGAAATTTCCCCTCGAGCAACCATTTGCGCCATAATACTAGCGGTATATCCCACTGTTCTGTTCATAGCGGTGAAACCTGTCTCCCGATCGCGATAATCAATTACGTGTTGTATTACCCGCTCTTCCTCTCCTCCTCTCATGCCTGCTGCCTCCACACGGATAACGATTACGTCTCTCTCTTGGGCCCCAAGTTGCAACTTCGGCTCCAGAACCTCTCTAAGAAAGTCTCTGGGTGACGGCAGACCCTTCTTCAGCGGTTCTGTAGAGAGAAATCCCAAGTTAGAAAATGGTCGCATGGCTGTGGCGTGACCTGGCCAACGGAGGGTGTACCTGCCGGCAGTATGGCATGAATCACCAATACCCATCTGTTCCACAAAACGCAAGGCATCGCGGTTAGGAGTTGCTTCCATTGCACCTAAGCTAGGAACATCAACATAATGGATGTTCTCCTCGTCAAAAAGGGTCTCACAGGGAATATCAATGATTTCACCCTCTTTCAGAATTCTGGCGTCATCTGAGTATGACTTCAGGACTCCTTCATACGTCCAGGTAATTTTATACTTCAACAGATTGTCTGCGGCTGAGAGCTCTGGCAAGCCGCCGCCATAGCTGTTCAGTTCATATATTTCATCGAAATAACGCAGCATTTCCCCGCAGAGGATCAGGTCTATTCCGGGATCCAGCCCGCTCTCAGGAAAAAGAGTTACACCAGCCGATTTCGCTTTGTCATGGAGGTTATAGAGGTCCTTACCATAATTAGCGTTCACCATGTGAACACCCTCAGCAATGGCAACTTCCGCTACAGGCCGGGCAAAGGGTACAGGAAGCATGTCCACAACCACATCAAATCCTTCCTTCATAATGGCTCTCAAGGCAGCCTCATCGGTGGCGTCACACACTTGTTGAGAGCACCGATCATCTTGAAAAAGGGGATCTCCTTCTACACCAGAGAGGTCTACGTCTGTGGCCAATACACTCTTTACATCTGAAGATTGCAGCAGATCATAAATGACGGCCCGACCTTGCATACCACAACCAAGGACAAGAAATTTCATTCTGTATAGAGCTCCTTTTGAATTATACCATATATTCTTAGACAAAGCCAATAATGAGATACAGTATGGAGACCACCGCTGCCACGGAAAGGGCATAAGGCAGTTGCGTCCGGACGTGGTCAATATGATCACAGGCGCTTCCGAGAGAAGCTAGAACGGTCGTATCCGATAGAGGTGAGCAGTGATCGCCAAAGACGCCTCCTCCCCCCACAGCGGCAAAGGTACCCAAGACCACTGTGCTGAACGTTTCGCCGCTGAACTGATACGCCAGCGGCAGTGCAATCGGGATCATAATGGCGTAGGTCCCCCAAGACGTCCCTGTTGCAAAGCTGATAAAAGCACTGAGAAAGAACGTCATGAGAGGGAGAAGCTCTGGTGTCAGCCAGTGCTCAGTGGCTCCAACGACATACTGGGCCGTCCCCATCTCTTTACTCAAAAGGTTGATACAGTACGCAAGAGCCAGTATCATGACCGCCGGCATAACGCCTTTCACACCAGCCAACACAGATTTCATCAGTCCACTCAACGGGTCCACCTTCTGTAACCATAGGACGATCCCAAGGACAGCAGCAGCCAGCATATAGCTCTCCAGTACCTTTGCAGTGCCGAGAGTGATGAAAGTTCCTATGTTGATAGTGACAATGATGGTGACAGGAAGAAAAAAGTTGAGAAAAGGGTTTGTTTTGGAGGCATCGGCTGGCGCCAGATCTGTCAGCTCTTTTCCCATCATGGGAACTGCACCATCCCGAAGTACTTTTCCTTCCTTGTAAGCTCTTTCCTCCGCTTTTTTCATGGGGCCGAATTCAGGGATGAATCTTACAGCAATAAGCCCTACCATTATGATGGTCAGGAGTCCGTAGAAATTATACGGGATACTCCTGAGAAAAACGGCCATGGCCATATCTCTGTCAACAATACCAGCGGTACCCACGGACAGTCCCCCCATGTAGACAGCCCAGCTGGTAATGGGGATGATGGAAAGGAGCGGTGCCGCTGTAGAATCACAGATATAGGCAAGTTTTTCCCGAGAGATCCGGAATTTATCGGTGATATTCCGCATGACGGGTCCAACAAAAAGAGGTGTGAAGTAGTCGCTAAAAAAAATGGTGATGCCCATTCCCCATCCCAGAAGATTGACCTGTCGGCGGTTTTTCACCCACGTTCCGGCCCGCTCAGTGAACATAATGATAGCACCGGACCGCTGGAGAAAGGCTACAAGGATACCAATACAAAATTCGATGAGACAGATCCATATGAAGTCCTCATTCCCCAGTGCCCGGACAAGAAACGGCGGGAACCCGGCAATCCCCTCTCCCATCATGAGGATTCCTACAAAACAGGCGATGAGGAGGCTGATAATAGCATCGCGGGTGATAAAAGCGAGGCCTACCGCCAGAAGGGGCGGGATAATGGAGGTCCAGTGGGGATCAGACGGTATCACGCTCAGCCCGAGTGTGACTTCACCCAGTTTGCCAAGCGCTCTATCCCCTCCAGTACTCTGGGACACTGTTCTTCCAAGAATTGATCAGAAACAGCGGCGCCAGCAGCGGCCATGGCTTCACCACCATCAAAGATAACATAGGCGAGACGGGCGGTCATCTCTTCCTCCGGACGCATGAACGCTTCTCCCGACAAAAGGACCACGCCTGTCTCTTCCAGCACTTTTTCACACAAGGCATCGCTGGTTCTTATCCCTCTGGGTGAGATAGGTGAAAAATCGAGAAATAGATAGAAGGCACCCGCCGGTGAGCAAAGCTTAAGGCCTGTGTCGTGCAATCTCTTGGCGCAGTGGCACCCCAGTGCTTTCAGTATCCGTCGGGAAGCCGAGAGGTACGCTTCGATCTCTTTTCCGCCGCTGTAGGCGGTAACTGCGGCGTACTGGATGGGTGCACTCACGGTGGAATAAGTCTCGCTGGCAACAGAGCTCATGGCTTCCTGAAGCCATGACAGTTCTTTGGGAAAGATGAATGTCCCGAGCCGCCATCCGCCAGCACCACACCATTTGGAAAGTCCTGAGCTGATGATGGTCCCTTCAGGGTAATATCTTGCCAGTGACTGGTGAGCGCCATCATGATGGAGTTCCCCGTAAATCTCATCTGAGAGTACAATAATGTCCCGTTCTCTAGCTACTGTGGCCAGTGCCTCCAGCTCAGCCTGTGAATAGGTAGTCCCATGAGGATTTCCGGGATAATTTATAATAAGCAGTTTCGGGTTGGAATCGGTGACCTCGGAAGCTAACCGATCTGACGACAGGAGCCAACGGTCAGCGGAAGTGGTGTGGATGAGCCGGATGTTCCGCCCGAGTATTTCACCGTGAGGGACATAAGAGACCCAGCACGGTGTCGGTATCAATACTTCGGCCTCGAGGCAAAGCTGCATCAGAAACATCAGCTCCTTGGAGCCGGGACCGATCATCACCTGCTCCTCGGTAAAGCTGATTCCTTCCTTTCCACCATGGAATGCAGCCACGGCCTCTCTCAGCTCGGGAAACCCCTGAACAGGAAGGTATGATTTCCGGCTGACATTCTCCACGAGGGCATCAGTCACTATTTGCGGAACCGGGAAAGGCGACTCCCCAAAACCGAAACGGAACAACTCCCGCCCTTCCGCCTC from the Candidatus Neomarinimicrobiota bacterium genome contains:
- a CDS encoding TonB-dependent receptor; the encoded protein is MRALKPILAVLCVFSLAFAGQTGKISGRVTEAGTGNPLIGTNVIVDGTSFGAATDENGEYFIINLPPGVYSVTFSMIGYAEYNATDVSVSMDVTTPLEASLESQAIAGESVTVVSERPLIEKTLTSTKQYVSGALTTQLPVATVKDVVKTLPGVIEHDGMLHLRGGRSGEEMYLVDGASVLNPIMGNNAIPINPSMIEELQVITGAFNAEYGQAMSGIFNTVLREAPDGVHANVSFRTSGTQDYVRSEGGADGDFKDADFYSESLEVAEGESYRSATASEHTMDETFGDAMNILDADVSVGSGAFGLVASMRSYNDPGRLPGISDEFSSYQAKLTYQLGGNLKLGAEFLFHDSKSMYDPRFDGNRVGETAGELLVTDWKYALGQFPRTESQTVQFGVTANYVLSANTNITLRLDNLSKITEDGAKTSGGEFVDFVNVKNVTASTQYSGADGPDHTKVLEDRTNNNAWFGTMNVYGHYFKSEDSHTTFSLGGTSQLNNRHLLKGGFEYRMFQIDRIGHDVWFGRTVGYSDAKPRIQVNNIKDVSPMEMAVYVQDQMEFSDMIVNVGLRFDAFNAGADKGLWDVSEDGDRMWESQTINPFDFSQRRATETKSKLSPRIGLSFPVSNNMAFRYSYGSFFQRPTFYDLLDNYMAQMDGGTESGNFVFLGNPNLDPQETTTYEMGVQYSLPGGMKIDVMGYNKDIAHLVAVNGASLQPAVDDGSGYDNPGEWTADDFYQATSFNFKSSDHFGRIRGLELGFAKTAASGLTGRASYTFSVAEGTASDKLQQGAGAVDQFLQERSGVMTMTTLDWHRPHVLNGYVDYHMSMGGMMERVGGSLTFVAMSGLPMTARAGGAGAALKERAPSTMDINLKVDARLGLGFASPTVYLLVENVINRKNVVWVADPMSFFDETSNFYQVASGPRNNLLAYGKPLTINFGASLSF
- a CDS encoding saccharopine dehydrogenase, whose protein sequence is MPFPWQRWSPYCISLLALSKNIWYNSKGALYRMKFLVLGCGMQGRAVIYDLLQSSDVKSVLATDVDLSGVEGDPLFQDDRCSQQVCDATDEAALRAIMKEGFDVVVDMLPVPFARPVAEVAIAEGVHMVNANYGKDLYNLHDKAKSAGVTLFPESGLDPGIDLILCGEMLRYFDEIYELNSYGGGLPELSAADNLLKYKITWTYEGVLKSYSDDARILKEGEIIDIPCETLFDEENIHYVDVPSLGAMEATPNRDALRFVEQMGIGDSCHTAGRYTLRWPGHATAMRPFSNLGFLSTEPLKKGLPSPRDFLREVLEPKLQLGAQERDVIVIRVEAAGMRGGEEERVIQHVIDYRDRETGFTAMNRTVGYTASIMAQMVARGEISSRGVLSPLYDVPYDKFMEELSHRGITVE
- a CDS encoding transporter — protein: MIPSDPHWTSIIPPLLAVGLAFITRDAIISLLIACFVGILMMGEGIAGFPPFLVRALGNEDFIWICLIEFCIGILVAFLQRSGAIIMFTERAGTWVKNRRQVNLLGWGMGITIFFSDYFTPLFVGPVMRNITDKFRISREKLAYICDSTAAPLLSIIPITSWAVYMGGLSVGTAGIVDRDMAMAVFLRSIPYNFYGLLTIIMVGLIAVRFIPEFGPMKKAEERAYKEGKVLRDGAVPMMGKELTDLAPADASKTNPFLNFFLPVTIIVTINIGTFITLGTAKVLESYMLAAAVLGIVLWLQKVDPLSGLMKSVLAGVKGVMPAVMILALAYCINLLSKEMGTAQYVVGATEHWLTPELLPLMTFFLSAFISFATGTSWGTYAIMIPIALPLAYQFSGETFSTVVLGTFAAVGGGGVFGDHCSPLSDTTVLASLGSACDHIDHVRTQLPYALSVAAVVSILYLIIGFV
- a CDS encoding aminotransferase class I/II-fold pyridoxal phosphate-dependent enzyme, whose product is MHKVNPNVQGRRKSPTLGINELSVALEAEGRELFRFGFGESPFPVPQIVTDALVENVSRKSYLPVQGFPELREAVAAFHGGKEGISFTEEQVMIGPGSKELMFLMQLCLEAEVLIPTPCWVSYVPHGEILGRNIRLIHTTSADRWLLSSDRLASEVTDSNPKLLIINYPGNPHGTTYSQAELEALATVARERDIIVLSDEIYGELHHDGAHQSLARYYPEGTIISSGLSKWCGAGGWRLGTFIFPKELSWLQEAMSSVASETYSTVSAPIQYAAVTAYSGGKEIEAYLSASRRILKALGCHCAKRLHDTGLKLCSPAGAFYLFLDFSPISPRGIRTSDALCEKVLEETGVVLLSGEAFMRPEEEMTARLAYVIFDGGEAMAAAGAAVSDQFLEEQCPRVLEGIERLANWVKSHSG